In Nitrospiraceae bacterium, the following are encoded in one genomic region:
- a CDS encoding outer membrane beta-barrel protein: MVRGYCAVLILLVLLSFPALANAENYVALGTGLNLPSMDTTDSGNLELGKNPYFGGKIGHYFNDRGYNWFGLELDMYRSSPGIKQQTLPTTTNPALSGKIPGADLLVHSLAFNALVRVTGYQYKVEPYAGMGIGLNVGNISSGTFRPEASFAPSFNVLTGIRYYVTDKIAPFVEYKYNFAQFSWTRSHVTADYRANLFMFGIAFHYDR; the protein is encoded by the coding sequence ATGGTTCGAGGGTATTGCGCGGTCCTGATTCTGCTGGTTCTCTTGAGTTTTCCAGCGCTCGCCAACGCCGAAAACTACGTGGCGCTGGGAACGGGGCTCAACCTGCCCAGCATGGACACCACGGATTCCGGCAACCTTGAGCTCGGAAAGAATCCCTATTTCGGCGGGAAAATCGGTCACTACTTCAACGATCGCGGCTATAACTGGTTTGGGTTGGAACTCGACATGTATCGGTCCTCGCCGGGGATCAAGCAGCAGACACTCCCCACCACCACCAACCCGGCCCTATCGGGGAAAATTCCTGGCGCCGACCTGCTGGTTCATTCACTGGCCTTCAACGCTCTCGTGCGTGTCACCGGTTATCAATATAAGGTGGAACCTTACGCGGGTATGGGCATCGGGCTGAACGTCGGAAATATTTCGAGCGGCACCTTCCGCCCTGAAGCCTCGTTCGCGCCGAGTTTCAACGTGCTCACCGGCATTCGCTACTACGTCACCGACAAGATCGCTCCGTTCGTCGAATACAAATACAACTTCGCCCAGTTCAGCTGGACCCGCAGCCACGTGACCGCCGACTACCGCGCCAATCTCTTCATGTTCGGCATCGCCTTCCACTACGACCGCTGA
- the asnB gene encoding asparagine synthase (glutamine-hydrolyzing), whose product MCGICGIVQTSSDPCLPQKIQHMTLSLRHRGPDGLECWVDGTSTVGLGHARLSIIDPVGGAQPMWSRDNRHVLVFNGEIYNFQSLRNELEDLGCTFGTNSDTEVLLQALRTWGTSCLTKLHGMFAFALYDTVADELFLARDRIGIKPLYYADFDGVFCFASEIKALRDLASGALTLNYRAVLSHLSLAYTTPPETFFSEVQELEPGAWLRLGNRGVEHGRFWSWKRTPMEWEDSVVLERTETAILSSLSEQLVADVPLGAFLSGGIDSSLLVSMIVRSLGRRIPTFTVKFGDSTYDESRFAGGVARWLGIEHHEIPVADGYGDLSLLDEVLAQFDQPFGDSSAVPTYFICKAVKPFVKVMIGGDGGDEMFGGYPRFSYADMAEHLHVVPQWLLRGLRACCNGALLASGSDRIRQIRRLLMAAEAGGNERLFILSSYLLPPEIGAVLSPLVSQQLEGWRPGILSKAEHTLQAGGAEFIDATVTTALPGDYLRKVDMMSSMHGLEVRVPFLGESVLNCSAGIPETKKYSFTENKRILRALAKKYLPDEICGRAKTGFRFPFDTWLGEKGRHEVQQQLISPKAMVRALIRPEYVEQLLQAFVCQRWSDLRISRDNMCQRVYGLWGLERWLQRWNPIL is encoded by the coding sequence ATGTGTGGAATCTGCGGTATTGTTCAAACGAGCAGTGATCCCTGTCTCCCGCAAAAAATACAACACATGACGCTTTCGCTACGCCATCGAGGACCGGATGGCCTGGAGTGTTGGGTCGATGGTACGAGTACCGTTGGTTTGGGACACGCGAGACTCTCCATTATCGATCCGGTGGGAGGGGCTCAGCCAATGTGGTCAAGGGATAACCGGCATGTCCTTGTTTTTAATGGAGAGATTTACAATTTCCAATCGTTGCGGAATGAGCTGGAAGATTTGGGGTGCACGTTTGGTACGAATTCAGACACCGAGGTGTTGCTGCAAGCCCTCCGTACCTGGGGAACATCCTGCCTCACGAAGTTGCACGGGATGTTTGCGTTTGCGCTCTACGATACAGTTGCGGATGAGTTGTTTCTAGCTCGCGACCGTATAGGCATCAAACCCCTCTACTATGCAGATTTCGACGGTGTCTTCTGTTTTGCGTCAGAGATCAAGGCACTGCGGGATCTAGCAAGTGGGGCATTAACTCTGAACTATCGTGCCGTCCTGAGTCATCTTTCGCTGGCCTATACGACTCCGCCTGAGACATTTTTCTCCGAAGTGCAGGAACTTGAGCCTGGAGCCTGGCTGAGGTTAGGAAATCGAGGGGTCGAGCATGGGCGCTTCTGGTCCTGGAAGCGAACGCCTATGGAATGGGAAGATTCCGTCGTCCTGGAACGAACTGAAACGGCAATTCTTAGCAGCCTGAGCGAACAGCTCGTTGCTGATGTTCCCTTGGGCGCATTCCTCAGCGGAGGAATTGATTCCTCTCTCCTGGTTTCAATGATTGTAAGGAGTTTAGGGCGGCGAATCCCAACTTTTACGGTGAAGTTCGGCGATAGCACGTACGATGAGTCTCGTTTTGCGGGGGGGGTTGCGCGATGGCTGGGGATCGAACACCATGAAATTCCGGTGGCCGACGGATACGGTGACTTGTCTCTCCTCGATGAGGTGTTGGCGCAATTTGATCAGCCATTTGGCGACTCATCGGCAGTACCCACGTATTTCATCTGCAAAGCTGTAAAGCCTTTTGTCAAAGTGATGATTGGAGGCGACGGAGGCGACGAAATGTTCGGGGGATATCCTCGCTTCAGCTATGCCGATATGGCTGAGCACCTGCATGTAGTTCCGCAGTGGTTGCTTCGAGGACTTCGCGCTTGCTGTAATGGAGCGCTCCTCGCATCAGGGTCGGATCGTATCCGGCAGATTAGACGTCTGTTAATGGCTGCTGAGGCTGGCGGAAATGAGCGCTTGTTCATCCTGTCATCCTATTTGCTCCCGCCTGAGATTGGGGCCGTTCTCTCACCGTTAGTTTCTCAACAGTTGGAAGGGTGGAGACCAGGAATTCTTTCTAAGGCCGAGCATACGCTCCAGGCAGGCGGTGCGGAATTTATCGACGCGACCGTGACAACGGCTTTGCCAGGCGATTACCTCCGAAAAGTAGACATGATGAGCAGCATGCATGGTTTGGAGGTCCGGGTGCCGTTTCTCGGTGAGTCCGTACTTAATTGTTCCGCAGGCATCCCCGAAACGAAGAAATATTCTTTCACGGAAAATAAGCGAATTCTTCGGGCGCTGGCCAAGAAATATTTGCCTGACGAAATTTGTGGCCGCGCGAAGACAGGTTTCAGGTTTCCGTTCGATACGTGGCTCGGAGAAAAGGGCAGGCATGAGGTCCAACAGCAGCTGATTTCGCCTAAAGCCATGGTGAGAGCATTGATCCGTCCGGAGTACGTCGAACAGTTGTTGCAGGCGTTTGTCTGCCAACGATGGAGTGACCTGCGGATTAGCCGAGACAACATGTGTCAGCGCGTATATGGGCTCTGGGGGTTGGAGCGTTGGCTGCAACGCTGGAATCCGATCCTGTAA
- a CDS encoding glycosyltransferase family 4 protein: MLQLEKESTEVLPCSVSSEAPLRVCHVLPGPPDPQRMVFATEQISSLSALGVMNHSVFLWSRTSPVVVLYETRRLRKEIREFRPNLVHAHYGTVTAMLAALSVSIPIVITYRGSDLNPCPSISSIRSRLGRFLSQIAAYRAARIVCVSAELRGRLWRGGSEVRIIPTGVDLSRFRPISRDVARRQLGWPPGRPVVLFNVGDDPLVKRKDLALAAVAEARKMSLDFDFVELNGRVAHADISTYLNAADCLLVTSDWEGSPNIVKEAVACDLPVVTVDAGDVRERLAKVTPSIIVERRPSSIAKGLAEILRDPRRSNGHETVADISSENVARQLVAVYREVLTA, from the coding sequence ATGCTCCAGTTGGAAAAGGAATCGACCGAGGTGCTGCCTTGTTCGGTTTCCAGCGAAGCGCCGCTTCGGGTGTGTCACGTTCTCCCGGGGCCGCCGGATCCGCAACGTATGGTGTTTGCTACGGAGCAAATCAGTTCGCTCTCTGCCTTGGGAGTGATGAATCATTCGGTGTTTTTGTGGTCCCGCACCTCTCCTGTGGTGGTGCTCTATGAGACGCGGCGCTTGCGCAAAGAGATTCGCGAATTTCGCCCCAATCTGGTTCATGCGCACTACGGCACCGTGACCGCGATGCTAGCGGCACTTTCCGTCTCGATTCCGATCGTAATTACTTACCGAGGCAGTGATTTGAATCCGTGCCCGAGTATTTCTTCAATTCGTTCCAGGTTGGGGCGATTTCTTTCCCAAATCGCTGCGTATCGCGCCGCTCGTATTGTGTGCGTGAGTGCGGAACTCAGAGGCAGGCTTTGGAGAGGTGGAAGCGAAGTGCGAATCATTCCTACCGGGGTCGACCTATCGAGGTTTCGGCCGATCTCTCGGGACGTGGCGCGCCGCCAACTGGGCTGGCCTCCAGGGAGACCAGTCGTATTGTTCAATGTGGGAGATGACCCATTGGTCAAACGGAAGGACTTGGCATTGGCAGCCGTGGCTGAAGCTAGGAAAATGTCGCTCGACTTTGATTTCGTTGAATTGAACGGCCGGGTCGCCCATGCTGACATATCGACGTATCTCAACGCCGCCGATTGCCTATTAGTGACCAGTGATTGGGAAGGTTCGCCGAATATCGTGAAAGAAGCCGTGGCTTGCGATCTCCCAGTAGTGACAGTGGATGCGGGTGATGTGCGTGAGCGTCTGGCCAAGGTTACTCCCTCGATCATCGTGGAACGGCGCCCTTCTTCAATTGCTAAGGGACTTGCTGAAATCCTGCGCGACCCCCGTCGTTCCAATGGGCATGAGACGGTCGCAGATATTTCTTCTGAGAATGTTGCGCGCCAATTGGTAGCTGTCTACCGGGAAGTGCTGACAGCCTGA
- a CDS encoding glycosyltransferase family 2 protein produces the protein MKFVTVLVPCRNEADYIQACLDSIIAGDYPHALMEVLVIDGMSQDGTRPILREYSMRYSFVRMVDNERQTTPCALNVGIREAKGAFIVRMDAHATYCPDYISKLVSFLLSTGADNVGGVRISVPGRRGVVAASIACAVSHPFGVGSSLYTSTLSKPRWVDTVWGGCYRREVFDKIGLFDEQFVRNQDDEFNHRLIINGGKVLLVPEVRAYYYARTSLAKLWRTYYQYGYFKPLTAYKLMRILTFRQLIPSVFLVGLLAVVILGLLAPAFWGLTQGVVAAYAAANLIVAVSMIRQYGWAPSLFSVLVFPIIHAAYGTGFLHGCWDIWVFRRHGGLDGRAVPLSR, from the coding sequence ATGAAGTTTGTCACGGTGCTTGTACCATGTCGAAACGAGGCCGATTACATCCAAGCATGCCTTGATTCAATCATTGCCGGCGACTACCCCCATGCACTGATGGAGGTGCTCGTCATAGATGGAATGAGCCAGGATGGAACTAGGCCGATACTCCGTGAGTATTCAATGCGTTATTCATTCGTGCGGATGGTGGACAATGAGCGCCAAACGACGCCTTGTGCACTGAATGTTGGCATTCGAGAAGCGAAGGGAGCGTTTATTGTACGAATGGACGCACATGCAACCTATTGTCCTGACTATATTTCGAAGCTGGTCTCGTTTCTCCTCTCGACTGGTGCCGATAACGTCGGAGGAGTAAGGATTTCCGTTCCGGGCCGACGGGGCGTGGTTGCGGCTTCAATTGCCTGTGCCGTATCTCATCCGTTTGGGGTTGGAAGTTCCCTATACACCTCCACCCTATCGAAGCCTCGATGGGTTGATACTGTGTGGGGGGGATGTTACAGGCGGGAGGTTTTCGATAAAATCGGCCTTTTCGACGAGCAGTTTGTAAGAAACCAAGACGATGAGTTCAACCATCGTCTCATCATCAATGGGGGAAAGGTTCTACTGGTGCCGGAAGTTCGCGCCTACTACTATGCTCGTACTTCCCTCGCGAAGCTATGGCGTACTTACTATCAGTATGGGTATTTCAAACCGCTGACGGCCTATAAACTGATGCGCATTTTGACATTTCGACAATTGATTCCCTCCGTATTCCTGGTTGGACTACTGGCGGTTGTAATTCTGGGGTTGTTAGCCCCAGCCTTTTGGGGACTGACGCAGGGAGTTGTTGCTGCCTATGCGGCCGCGAATCTTATCGTTGCGGTGAGTATGATACGGCAATATGGCTGGGCGCCGAGCCTCTTTTCCGTACTTGTCTTTCCGATCATTCATGCAGCGTATGGAACCGGTTTTCTTCACGGTTGTTGGGACATATGGGTGTTCCGCCGGCACGGTGGTCTCGATGGTCGGGCGGTTCCCTTGTCGCGCTAA
- a CDS encoding class I SAM-dependent methyltransferase, with protein MQTVQSDFERDRLEPIWEQRKIPVPQNIYGLSNPGQLFMLQERERGVLDILREMDRDVLRNGKILEVGCGSGVWIRDLVRWGANPGNITGVELLPERAATAQRLSPAGVCIHCGDARTLMFPDESFDLVIQSTVFTSILDPLAQIQLAKEMLRVLKQDGIILWYDFYRDNPWNPDVRGVKKREILRLFPACHVQLRSMTLLPPLVRMVAPVSWLACQVLSLVPLLRTHYLGTIRKGLRYE; from the coding sequence ATGCAGACAGTGCAGTCAGACTTCGAGCGGGATCGGCTTGAGCCCATTTGGGAGCAAAGAAAGATCCCCGTCCCCCAGAACATTTATGGGCTGTCTAATCCCGGACAACTCTTTATGTTGCAGGAACGCGAACGAGGTGTGCTCGACATCTTGAGGGAAATGGATCGCGACGTCTTGCGAAATGGGAAAATTCTCGAAGTTGGCTGTGGTAGTGGAGTTTGGATTCGGGATCTCGTTAGGTGGGGCGCCAATCCCGGGAACATTACCGGCGTAGAACTCTTGCCAGAAAGAGCGGCCACGGCTCAACGGCTTAGCCCTGCCGGGGTCTGTATTCATTGTGGTGATGCGAGAACGTTGATGTTTCCAGATGAAAGCTTCGATCTGGTTATTCAATCGACAGTCTTTACCTCGATCCTGGATCCCTTGGCTCAGATACAACTCGCAAAGGAAATGCTGAGAGTACTGAAGCAGGACGGGATCATTCTGTGGTACGACTTTTATCGCGATAACCCGTGGAATCCTGATGTGCGTGGCGTCAAGAAGCGCGAAATCCTGAGACTGTTCCCAGCGTGTCACGTTCAACTCCGCAGCATGACATTACTGCCTCCGCTTGTTCGCATGGTCGCGCCGGTCTCATGGCTTGCCTGTCAGGTACTGAGTCTCGTGCCCTTGTTGCGCACGCACTATCTCGGAACCATCCGCAAAGGCTTACGCTATGAGTGA
- a CDS encoding DegT/DnrJ/EryC1/StrS family aminotransferase — MSERSVPFHLPDIGAEEISAVTKVLESGWLTTGNKVKQFEERFAAQVGTEHAVATNSCTAALHVALDAVGVQEGDEVIVPTMTFAATAEVVVYFKAIPVLVDCDPTTLNLDPNRFAEKITSRTKAVIPVHFAGHPCDMQSLSEVAAAHKLAVVEDAAHAFPSVYRGRRIGSIGDITCFSFYATKTLTTGEGGMATTNNQAWAEHMRRMTLHGITKDAWARYTDAGSWYYEIEAPGYKYNLTDIAAAIGVEQLAKARRSLEARKTVAAAYHAGFADLPELRLPQAARDVEHSWHLYVIQLDLQRLRITRNGFIEALKKLGVGTSVHFIPLHLHPYYRSRFGFTSRDYPVASEAFDRIVSLPIYPRMSDADIRHVIDSVRTVVAEYRR; from the coding sequence ATGAGTGAGCGCTCTGTGCCGTTCCATCTGCCGGATATTGGTGCGGAAGAAATCTCCGCGGTGACGAAGGTGCTTGAGTCAGGTTGGTTGACGACAGGGAACAAAGTAAAACAGTTCGAGGAGCGTTTCGCCGCACAAGTCGGAACTGAGCATGCGGTGGCGACGAATTCCTGTACGGCCGCATTGCATGTCGCGTTGGATGCCGTCGGAGTGCAAGAGGGAGATGAAGTTATCGTCCCGACCATGACGTTTGCCGCTACCGCGGAGGTCGTGGTGTATTTCAAAGCTATTCCGGTTCTGGTGGACTGTGACCCGACCACATTGAATTTAGACCCGAACAGGTTTGCTGAAAAAATTACCAGTCGGACAAAAGCCGTGATCCCCGTACATTTCGCCGGACACCCATGCGATATGCAGTCTCTATCGGAGGTCGCGGCGGCTCACAAACTGGCGGTCGTCGAAGATGCCGCCCACGCATTTCCCTCCGTCTATCGGGGCAGAAGAATCGGCTCCATCGGCGACATCACTTGTTTTTCTTTTTATGCTACGAAGACCCTGACGACCGGTGAAGGGGGGATGGCCACGACCAACAATCAGGCGTGGGCTGAACACATGCGCCGGATGACCCTGCATGGGATTACCAAGGACGCATGGGCTCGGTATACGGATGCCGGCTCGTGGTATTACGAAATCGAAGCGCCCGGGTATAAGTACAACCTGACGGATATCGCAGCCGCGATCGGGGTTGAACAACTGGCCAAAGCGCGCCGTTCCCTTGAGGCGCGGAAGACGGTTGCCGCGGCTTATCATGCCGGGTTCGCCGATTTGCCTGAATTGCGACTTCCGCAGGCTGCGAGGGATGTTGAGCATTCCTGGCACCTCTACGTGATCCAGCTTGACTTACAGCGGCTCCGTATCACGCGTAACGGGTTTATAGAAGCGCTGAAAAAACTTGGGGTGGGCACATCCGTTCATTTCATACCGCTACACCTCCACCCCTACTATCGGTCGAGATTTGGCTTCACCTCTAGGGACTATCCGGTCGCAAGCGAGGCGTTCGACCGGATAGTTTCATTGCCCATTTATCCACGGATGAGCGACGCAGACATCCGGCACGTCATTGATTCCGTACGGACCGTTGTTGCCGAGTATCGCCGGTGA
- a CDS encoding sugar transferase, which produces MIKRCMDFMLALVGVVFLFPLLVCIALWVKFDSLGPVFFLHERIGRNFRPFRMYKFRTMCANAGLDGGEITVSGDARVTVVGRWLRRTKLDELPQLLNVLRGEMSLVGPRPEVRHYVEQFRHDYEELLKVRPGITDPASLKYRNEETILAETECPEEYYVQHILPDKIRVAREYVRNASFLGDLLILLRTISRLP; this is translated from the coding sequence GTGATCAAGCGCTGCATGGATTTCATGCTTGCCCTGGTGGGGGTCGTTTTCCTGTTTCCGCTGCTTGTCTGCATCGCCTTGTGGGTCAAATTCGACTCGCTTGGGCCGGTGTTTTTCCTGCACGAACGGATCGGTCGGAATTTTCGTCCATTTCGCATGTACAAGTTTCGCACGATGTGCGCAAATGCGGGGCTGGATGGAGGCGAAATCACCGTGAGCGGAGACGCGCGGGTGACCGTTGTGGGGCGATGGCTGAGACGGACAAAACTCGATGAGCTGCCGCAATTGCTGAATGTCTTGCGTGGAGAAATGAGTCTCGTGGGGCCGCGGCCTGAAGTGCGCCACTATGTTGAGCAGTTCCGCCACGACTATGAGGAGTTATTGAAGGTCCGTCCGGGAATCACGGATCCCGCCTCGCTCAAGTATCGAAATGAAGAGACAATCCTTGCGGAGACAGAATGTCCCGAGGAGTATTACGTTCAACACATCCTGCCCGATAAGATTCGAGTGGCCAGAGAATATGTGCGAAATGCCTCATTTCTCGGCGATCTCCTCATCCTGCTTCGCACAATCAGTCGGCTTCCATAG